From a single Aedes albopictus strain Foshan unplaced genomic scaffold, AalbF5 HiC_scaffold_770, whole genome shotgun sequence genomic region:
- the LOC134284776 gene encoding uncharacterized protein LOC134284776: MIEVKSSQTAKFLKSKVLEVLKRYDLSLDQVLSITSDNGANMIAAGKLLQRLYTQTALSDMFTDDELTDDFGGKEGELLEAMATDLSKQFNIVRCSVHTLQLALNDVVSNTDCNIKKITDFSKQMKKIKYKYFFDANEASYPPLWCPTRWSGKYKLINSFIKQEVVFKKMGEEFPELGNLFFITTIPITYTSLHSTILALSEEDWQFCHDFESAFKPLHVMTKKLQSNNQVFPDFYMEWILAIRDLRIMQNNPFFNPLIEALNVRLASLKNNMLFKVSLFVDPRFTYLNSTFFTPDEKEEIQV, from the coding sequence ATGATTGAAGTGAAATCAAGTCAAAcagcaaaatttttaaaatcaaaggtGCTCGAGGTGCTCAAACGATATGATCTTTCATTGGACCAGGTGTTATCTATAACTTCGGATAACGGTGCAAATATGATTGCGGCCGGTAAACTGTTGCAGCGGTTGTACACCCAGACAGCATTGAGCGATATGTTTACAGATGATGAACTAACTGATGATTTTGGAGGAAAAGAAGGGGAGCTTCTAGAAGCCATGGCGACTGACCTAAGCAAGCAATTCAATATTGTGAGATGCTCGGTACACACGCTCCAACTAGCTTTGAATGATGTGGTATCAAATACGGACtgcaatattaaaaaaataacagATTTTTCGAAGCAaatgaagaaaataaaatacaaatactttttcgacGCGAATGAGGCATCATATCCCCCCCTCTGGTGTCCAACAAGGTGGAGCGGAAAATATAAGTTGATAAACAGCTTTATCAAACAAGAGGTGGTTTTCAAAAAGATGGGCGAAGAATTTCCAGAGCTAGgtaatttatttttcattacaACTATACCGATAACTTATACATCACTTCACTCTACTATTCTAGCACTGAGTGAAGAAGACTGGCAGTTCTGTCACGATTTTGAATCTGCGTTCAAACCCCTCCACGTTATGACAAAGAAATTGCAGAGCAATAATCAAGTTTTCCCTGACTTTTACATGGAATGGATTCTAGCGATCCGCGACCTCCGAATTATGCAGAATAATCCGTTCTTCAACCCACTGATCGAGGCACTTAATGTAAGGTTGGCAAGTCTGAAGAACAACATGCTGTTCAAAGTATCCTTGTTCGTTGACCCTAGATTTACGTACTTGAACTCCACGTTTTTTACCCCGGACGAGAAAGAAGAAATTCAGGTATAA